In Bacillus sp. S3, the sequence GAAACAACCAGGCTCAGCATCGGAATCAATCCGTTTGAGTTTATTTGGCAGTTAAATCCGGGAGAAACGTTTCAAACGCCGGAGACACTCATGGTCTATTCGTCAGAAGGTCTTGGCGGAATGTCGAGAACCTTTCATAAGCTATTGAGAACTAGGGTGTGCCGCGGTGTTTACCGCGATCAATCGCGCCCGATTCTGATCAATAATTGGGAAGCTACCTATTTCAATTTTAATGAGAAAAAATTAAAGGATATTGCGGATGCGGCGAAGGGACTGGGAATTGAGCTGTTTGTTCTTGATGACGGCTGGTTTGGCCGTCGTGACAATGATAAAAGCTCATTAGGGGATTGGGTCGTCAATAAGAAAAAATTGCCTCATGGTTTAGCTGGGCTTGCTGACTATGTAGAGAAAAAGGGAATGAAGTTTGGCGTATGGGTCGAGCCGGAAATGGTTTCACCCGACAGCGACTTGTACCGCAGGTATCCCGACTGGTGCCTCCATGTGCCCGGACGAAGCCGGACACTTTCCCGAAACCAGCTCGTCTTGGATTTAGGCCGGAGGGAGGTGTGTGATTTCCTGCTCGAAACAATGACCAGCATCTTCACCAGCGCACCGATTTCCTATGTGAAATGGGATATGAACCGAAATATGACAGAGGCGGGGTCGGCAGCACTTCCTCCTGAAAGACAAAAGGAAACAGCTCATCGCTATATGCTTGGCCTATATTGGATTTTGAGAAAATTAACTGAACGCTTTCCACAGATTTTGTTTGAAAGCTGCTCGGGCGGGGGCGGACGCTTTGATCCAGGGATGCTTTATTACATGCCGCAAACGTGGACGAGTGATGATACGGATGCAGTAGAGAGGTTGAAAATTCAATATGGAACAAGCATCGTCTATCCGGCAATCACGATGGGTGCTCATGTTTCGGATGTGCCGAACCATCAGACAGGAAGAATGACACCTCTCAAAATGAGGTGTCATGTGGCGATGGCAGCCAATTTAGGCTTCGAACTAAATATCGATAAACTCGGGTCTAAGGATAAAACAGTTGTGCACGATCAAATCAGTCTTTACCATCAAATAAAGGAGATCATCCTTTTCGGTGACTTGTATCGGCTGTTAAATCCATTCGCAGGAATGGACACAGCCTGGATGTATGTGAAACCGAATCGGGAACAGGCAGTAGTTTTTTACTACAAAATATTGGCAATGCCAAATCCGCCTTTTTTTCGTCTCAAACTACGCGGGCTAAATCCAAACTTTAAATACAAAATAAACAGCGGTGAGCAGCTGTACTATGGCTCCGAACTCATGCAAATTGGTTTAGCCATGCCGCTGATCAAAAAGGATTATACTTCATTCATTTTTCAGATTGAAGCAATATGATGCTAGGCCGCCAAGTTTAGTTGCCGTTGTTTCCGCCGGTACACGACCTTTGATAATAAAACACTGCATTCATATAAAAATAGCAAAGGGATGACAACCAAAATGTCGGATAATAAGTCCGGCGGCGTAATTATGACTGCAGTCACGATTAATCCAAAGTAGGAGTATTTTCTTATCTTTTGTAATCGGTACGGATTTAACACCCCTAAACTTGTCAAGAACATGATGATCACCGGCAGTTCAAATAAAAATCCGAAGGGAAGGGTGGTGTGTATTAAGAAACGAAAATATTTTTCGGTTGTAAAGAAGGTCATAAACATATCCGCCGATAAAGACAGCAGGAATTTATAGACCATTGGGAAAATCACGAAGTAGCCGAAGCAGATCCCAACAAGAAATAAGATGAATAATGCCGGAATATATGCCAATGTTATTTTTCGCTCAGCCGCTTTCAATGCCGGGCGGACAAATAGCCAAATTTGATAGGCGGCCATCGGAATCGTCCCTGAAATCGCACAGATGCAAGAAAGGATCAAGTATACCCATAAAATATCACTTGGGCCTAAGATCGCCAGCTTCACCTCTAATCCTTGAACAAGAAAGTTATAAATATCTTGGACAAACACAAAGGATAGGATAAACAAAAGGATAAACGTGCCTAAGATGTAAATAAGCCGTTTCCGCAATTCTTCAAAATGACCGATAAGGTCCATTTCATGATTATTCACAATACCCCTCCTTTAGGTAAAAGAAGATGCGAGCACACATTCTGCTGGCATCTTCAAAAATGATTGGGACTAGATCGTTTTTTCTTCTTTTTTCTTAGATAGTTCTTTGGCGGGCTCATCCTCAGAAACTAAGTCACGTGTGGACTTTTTAAATTCCTTTAAGGTTGAACCAACGGCACGGCCTAATTCCGGTAATTTTGATGGACCAAAAATAATTAGCGCAATCACAAGAACAAGAATTAAGCCGGGTATGCCTATGTTTTGAAGCATGGCAGATTACCTCCAATTAGATAGCTTCCTTTATTTTCATCCTTTGATGAATGGTATTAAACAGTACATACTTTGCTCTCCTTTTGAGGTGATTTGGTCGATCACAACTCTGAGTATAGGGCAGTACTGTAAAAGATGAATGAAGAGAGTGTAAAGAAATAATAAGAGATGATGAACTTTCTTAACTATTTGTAAATTATGAGGGGCACGACCATAAACAACAATTCCAGGGCGAATCATTTAAGTTAGTGAAAAACAGTATTGGAAATAAGTTTTACCTATATAGTAAAATGTAATAATTGCAAATTGGCAAAATATATTTTAGTAAAATACCAATTAAAGGCGTTTACCTTTAGTAAAATTGCAATTATAATAATCCTATAAAGTTCTACGATGGATAAGATGAAAAAGGTAAGGTTGACCATCGTTTAAAATGGGTTCAGAAGCAGGGAACCGCTTGCGGGATAAGTTTCTCGAGCTCACTCTTGTAGGCGGAATGGCGGAAAACTTTGATCTGCTTACAGGTAAAGGTTTAGTAGATAACCTCCTTTACATGGACATCGAGTGTATTTTTGCTGCTGTTGGCTAATAAAGTTAGGGGGGATTAAATGCGTAAGTATTTCGGGGAACTTGCTCTTACGATTACAGCGATTATCTGGGGCAGTGGCTTTGTGGCGAGTGCGATTGCCTTGGAGCACTTCACTCCGTATCAAATTTTAGCAGGCCGGTTTTTAGTAGGAGCTGTCATCCTAGGTGTTATTTTCCATAGGAAAATAAAAATGATTAATAAAAGCACCATCATTAAAGGAGCGATATTGGGGGTCTTTTTATATTTTGCGTTTGCTCTGCAAACGGTGGGTCTTCAATTTACGACACCATCAAAAAATGCCTTCTTAACAGCCGTAAATGTCGTAATTGTTCCGTTTATCGGCTTCCTATTGTATAAACGAAGAATGGATTTTTATGAACTGACGGGGGCTGTCTTAGCGATGGTCGGTGTCGGTGTGTTATCGTTGAAATTATCGTCCGATATCAATATTGGAGATTTGCTGACATTAGGCTGTGCCGTTGGCTTTGCGTTCCATATTTTCTATACGGCAAAATTTGTGAAGGATTCCGATCCGATTCTCTTAACGCTTATCCAAATGATGTCCGCAGCCGTCATTGGAATGATCGTTGTCTTCTTCAAAGGAGAAACCTTCACCGCAGTCAATATGGACGGGATGTTATCACTCCTTTACCTTGGGGTTTTTTCTACATCAGTTGCCTTTTTATTGCAAACCGTTGCTCAAAAAATGATTTCAGAAACAAAAGCTGCCATTATCCTTTCGACAGAATCGTTTTGGGGCATGGTATTTTCCGTTATCATTTTAAATGAGGTGATGACCATTAAAATGGTGTTTGGTGCCATCCTCATTCTTAGTGCTATTATCATATCGGAAACAAAAATTCCTTTTTTAAAAAGAAATAAATTAAAGGAACTGACAAGGTAGGTAGAGAAATAATGGCCACAATAAAAGAGATAGCCACTTTAGCTAATGTTTCAATAACTACCGTATCACGAGTATTAAACTACGATGAAACATTAAATGTCTCACCAGAAACAAGAAAAAGAGTCTTTGAAGCGGCAGAGGAATTATCCTATGTAATCACACCAAAGAAAAAGGCAAAAAGTAAATGGAAGATAGGTTTATACGATTCTTTCTCGCTGGAGGAGGAATTAGTCGATACCTATTACCTATCGATTAGGGTTGCCTTGGAAAAGAAACTGAAATTAAAAGGCATTGACTTCTATCGCATTGATAAGGGCGGCAATGCTGATTATAGTAAAAAAATCGACGGCATTATATGTCTTGGAACGTTCAAAAGCAAGGATATCGACAAAATCAAGAACTTTGACAAACCGTGTGTCTTTATCGATTCAAATCCGGACCAACGGTATTTTGATTCGGTTATTATCGATTTCCCTTCGGCTACCAAAAATGCTCTTCAGTATTTAACAGAATTAGGTCATAAGAGTATCGGTTTTATCGGTGGAGTCGAAACGGATATGTATGGAAATCGATTTAAAGATTTGCGTCAGGACGTTTTTGAAAATTATTTAAAGCAAAAGAATATTTTTAAAGAAGAATTAGTGAAAATTGGCGGTTATGATCCGAAAGACGGATATACCCTTTTAAAAGAAATGTTAGCAGGTGAACAAAAGCCTACCGCTATATTTGTTGCTAATGACACCATTGCTGTTGGATGCTATAAAGCGGCTTATGAGCTTGGTATAAAAATTCCGGCTGAACTAAGCATTGTTGGCTTTAACGATGTCGCTACCGCACAATATATGGTTCCTCCTCTGACAACAGTTAAACTATATACAGAAATTATGGGAGAAACGGCGGTAGAGTTACTGATAGATAAACTGTCCACCAAAAGGGAAGTTAGTAAGAAAATCACGATTAATACGAAATTGATTATAAGAGAAAGTGGAGCAGCTCCACGAAAGAAATAAGGAGATATTTAGCGGGTTATTTTAAATGAAGCGAAGAGTATATATTGATGCTCCTCGCTTTTTTTTCATGGAATGTATGCCAAAGGAGGCGGGATCTGTGTGATTTCGGTTTATAAAAAGCTAGAAGAAAAAGTAAAAAGCCAACTTTATAGGAGCATACGGGCAAAAATGGTGTTGTTTTTCCTTATGGTTGCCCTCATTCCATTAATTCTATTTGGGCTGCTATCATACGAAAAGTCGTCCGAAATCGTGAATAAACAATTTAATGATTATGAACAATTTGCAGTTTCTCAGCTCAATAAACAAATTGAAAACACATTTGAGCAAATGTATGTTGTCTCGAAAGACATCAATCATTATTTATCCGACCCAACGCTGGTTATCTTAAATGAGGAAATACCGCGAACATATACAGGGTTTATTGAGAATAAAAACTTCGAAAGATATTTGGAAGCACATAAGACGTACAATACCAAGGGTATCTATTTAATTACCAATACAGGCTACTATTATGGGAATAGTCGATTGGATATTCATAAACTCTTTCAAAAACCTTTTTGGAAGGAAACAAATAGTTTAAAAGAAGGGGATCTTTGGATAGGATTTTATACGGCTGACCATTATTACACAGGTGAGAAAGATAAGCAGTTAATGGGGCTGGTTTTTCCAATTGAAAGCCAATTTGGGGTGTTAAAAGGAAGTAAACTTTTAATTGAGACTGATGCTGAGGAGTTATTCTCTTATATAGGCTTTCTAGAGAATAAACTTCATTCCTCGGTCACCCTAAAAAATGGCGAGCATCAGGTAGTGTATAAGACGAAGAATTCACCAAAAGAATTGGCAACGGACATTGTCTGGAATAGACATTTTGATGCATATGGGTGGGATATCCATATTCGTATTCCAGAGGAATTCTATTATCAATCATCAAATGTAATTTATCGTTATACCCTACTAGCCATCATATTCTCTATTATTCTTGTATGTATCTTAGCTGCCGTCTTTTCCATACCGTTCACGAAGCGGATTAAACGTCTTAAATCCTCAATGAAACAGGTAAGTGAAGGGGATCTCAATACCCAAATAGCGGATACTTCAAATGATGAATTAGGGGTGTTAGCGCAAAGTTTTGATGATATGGTCAATCAAATTAAGGAATTAATCGATCAAATTAGCCAAACAGAACGTTTAAAAAGACAAGCTGAATTAAGGGCGTTCCATTATCAAATAAATCCCCATTTATTATTTAATACTTTAAATTCTATTCAATGGAAAGCTAGACTCTCAGGAGTTAAGGAAGTTCAAGAGATGATTTATCATTTAACAGAGGTTCTCCATGAAAATTTAAATTTTTCCGATGAGTTAATTCCATTAAAAAAAGAATTGCAGACGATATTGCACTATTTGAAAGTCCAAGAGGTTCGCTACGGAAACACATTTGAATATATAGAAGAAATGAAAGAAGATTGCCTAGACTATTTAATCCCTAGGATGACCCTTCAGCCTTTATTTGAAAATATCTTTTTTCATGCCTTTGAGGATGGCCAAGGCCGAATTGAGCTAGCGGTAAACGCCAAACAGGAATATTTGGAACTTACCCTCTGCGATAACGGCAAAGGAATGAATGCAGAAATGATAAGAAAGTTGCTTGACCCAAATCACCATGAGGAAAAAGGGAAGGGAATCGGTGTTTATAATGTAGATCAACGCATTAAGCTTCACTTTGGAACAGATTATGGCTTATCAATCGAATCCGTTGTGGGTCTCAAGACGATTTTTACCATTAAATGGCCAAAAAGGAGGTAAGCAAGTTGATTAAAGTACTAATTGCAGATGATGAGTTAATTGTTAGAAAAGGATTAATCGCAACGGTGGATTGGGAGAAATATGGCATGAAGGTTGTTGCAGATGCCCCAAACGGGCTAAAGGCGTTGGAATTGTTCAAAGAATATTCGCCTGAAGTGGTGATAACGGATATTGTCATGCCAGAAATGAATGGAATAGAGTTTGCTAGAAAAATTAAACAACGTTCCCCGGATGTAAAAATATTGTTGCTAAGCTGTCATCGAGACTTCACTTTTGCACAAGAGGGAATGAATATAGGTGCTTCTGGGTATATCGTCAAAACCGCCTTTCAGGATCAAGAGTTTGAAGATTATCTGGAACGGTTTAAAAACGAACTCAATTATTTGAATAATGGAAATACCAGTCATTCGCCATCTTTAGCCACTGAATTCTATGAATGGTTATGTGATTTCGAGAATTCTTTTCCAAAACGACTAGAAAAACTCTTTTCTAAAGAGTGGAACTGGATGATGCAGACGTATTTTATTTATTTAATAAATGGAATAAATAGTGGTGAGCTTTTTCAAGAGATGTATGAGGAAAGACAATATGCAGAAATTCCTTGTGGACAGGACCAAGCATTTATTTTTATTCCAGAACCATCACAAGAATGGTTTGAGCATCTTTTAATAGAATCAAGAAGTAAAGATTCATCCATTCGCTGGAAGGTGAATGGTCCTAATCAAGGAATGGCTAATTGGATGGAGGGAGTTTTAAAGCTCTATCACCAATTAAAATTCGAAAAGAAATTTAAATTTTCGATGGAGGATTGGCCGAGTCCCATTCAAAAGGCAGTTCAGATTATGATCGACCAATTAGACCAATCTCTATCCTCTAGTTCTATTGCAAAAGAAGTTGGGCTAAGCAGGAGCCACTTTAGCACAATGTTTAAAAAGGCGGTTGGGGATAGCTTTAGCGGTTTTACAGAAAAGATGAAAATTCAAGCGGCTTGTGATCTTCTTGAGAATACCTCGCTCCCTTTGCAGGAAATCGGCGAAAAAATTGGTATTCAGGATGGAAAGTATTTCAGCAAATGGTTTAAAAAATGTATTGGCAGAACACCATCCGATTATAGGCAGAACAAAAAGACGAATGTAAGCTAACAGATTTACTAGTATTTTTAAAATGTTCAAACAATTTTCCGAAAAATTCAAGATAATAGTAAGTTCTAAACCGCTTTCATTCACGTTACAATGAAAGCGGTTTCTACTATAAATAAAAAAAGAGGAACTAATCATGAACAAATGTTGGATAACAATTGTTGCCCTTATGCTGGTTTGTATAACTGCTGCTTGTTCAAATAATCTGTCTAATAAAAAAGAGACAACAGAAACTGAAAAGGACCAATTCGACATCATTCATCTTCGGTTTGCAACAGGAGAGACAGGAGATGCATTAGAAATTCAAAAAGTGATTGCTGAAAAATTTGAAGAAAAAAATCCGTATATAAAAGTACAAGTTGAGGCCTACGGTGATGAGTTTGACCAAAAGCTGACTGCTTCATTTGGTGCAAAGAATCCTCCAGATGTCATGTATATGAGGAATTTTCCAGCCTACTTTCAGCTGCTGGAACCTCTCGATAATTTTATTAAAAGGGATCCCTTTATTGACGTAGATGATTTTTACCAAGGGCTCTTTAACTATTCGACGATGTATCGAAAACTGTACGGTATGCCTGCAGGATTTACCACAAGAGTAATCTATTATAATAAGGATTTATTTGATGCAGCGGGGATTGCATACCCCAATGATGGGTGGACATGGGATGACTTTAAGAGTATAGCAAAAGAATTAACCAATCCAGATAAAGAGCAGTATGGATTTGGATTAAGTCCAGAGTTGGATTCCTATAGCCTTCAGGGAATTGTTTGGAGCAATGGTTCTAGTTTTATAAGTGAAGATGGGATGGAAATCGCCGGATATATGAATAGTGCACAAACGATTGAAGCGATAAAAGTGTTGGCAGGCTTGGTTCAGGCTAAGAGTGCAGTGCTTGTAGGCGGTAAAAATCAACAAAGTGGTGAGGAGTTTTTTAAAGCAGGGAAAATGGCAATGTGGGAAAGCGGTATTGGACCGTTAGAGGGATTTAAAAAGGCCAAGATGAATTTTGGAACCGTGGAAATGCCTGCTTTTCCCGGAAAACCAGTGAAAGGTGTTATTTCTTCTTCAGCGATTTCAATCGCGAAGGATTCAAAGAATAAGGATCTAGCATGGGAATTCGTGAAATTTTACAATTCACCAGCGGCCATAAAGCTGCGAACGAATGATTTACCGGTTCGTATTAGCATGGTGAAAGAAATGAAAACAGAGCAAGACCCTTTACTAGATCCATTTTATAAAATGCTAGAAAGATCAAATGTTACCCCAGCATTTCTCCTAAATAAGAATTGGGATGAAATCGATCAAAATTTATCTGCGGCAATAAATGCGATATTGCAGGAACAAGATGTTGAAACATTATTGAATAATGCTGTGAAGGATTCTGAGAAATATTTAGGGCAGTAAATTAAAAAACGGGTTGAATGATTCATAAAGATAAATCAACTAAATCATTTCAGGAGGGGATTTGAATGACAAGTCAAGATTATTTCGAATTAGAGGATAAAGTTTGTGTGGTAACAGGTGCTGCATCAGGAATAGGTTTAGCTACGGCAACGCTGTTGGCTGAAGTTGGTTCGAGGGTCATTCTGCTAGATATTAATGAAGAAAATGGACGAAAAGCAACGGCTGAACTGCGATTGAACGATTATAAAGTTGAATTTGTTCAATGTGATGTAACAAATGCAGATGACTGTGCTTCAGTAAGAAATCATATTGAAGAGAATTACGGTAAAGTCGATGTTCTTTTTAACAACGCAGGTGTCATTAGGCGAAAGACGGTTGTCGACTTAGAAGAGTCTGAATGGGATTTGGTCATCGATGTATCGTTAAAGGGAGTCTATCTTCTTTCAAAAAGTTTAATTCCGCTTATGTCAAAGAATGGCGGCGGGAGTATTATCAACACTGGCTCAGGGTGGGGGCTAAAAGGCGGCGACCAAGCTGCAGCCTATTGTGCAGCTAAAGCTGGGGTAGTGAATTTAACAAAAGCAATGGCAATCGATCATGGTCCACAAAATATTCGTGTGAACTGTATTTGTCCAGGAGACACAGATACACCGTTACTTAGAAGTGAAGCAAAGCAATTAAACCTTCAAGAAGATGCTTTCTTAGTATCGTCCGCCAAAGGACGCCCATTGGAAAGACTAGGAACACCAAGAGACATTGCGAAAGGTGTATTATTCCTTGCAAGTGATCTGTCATCCTGGATTACAGGTACTGATTTAATTGTCGATGGCGGAGGATTGGCATAATTTTATTAAAGGCTCTGTTAAAGTTTAGGGTTCTTACGTCATTTTGGTGAATGTTTGTAGCCATAAGTAAAAGTGTTACCTTCGGTAAAAAAATGTTATATTAATCAAGTTTTAACCCTGGAAACGTAAGCGATTTAACAACA encodes:
- a CDS encoding alpha-galactosidase, which produces MAIEWCEADQVFHLFNGNVSYLIQLVHGKYPAHLYWGKRVRVLQPSSILAFKGRAFSPTSEPEDPKFSLDTLPQEYPAFGNGDFREPAYQLLSHDGSTITEFVYDSHEIRKGKPSLKGLPSSYIEDDSEAETLVITMVDSKLGIGLNLMYTIYRNLDVITRSVSFEHLGSHTVEIHKCMSMSVDFHQSDWGWLHLHGTWARERHIERRPLHHGIQSISSARGASSHQHNPFVALLSKNTTEEYGDVYGVSLVYSGNFQASIEVDPFETTRLSIGINPFEFIWQLNPGETFQTPETLMVYSSEGLGGMSRTFHKLLRTRVCRGVYRDQSRPILINNWEATYFNFNEKKLKDIADAAKGLGIELFVLDDGWFGRRDNDKSSLGDWVVNKKKLPHGLAGLADYVEKKGMKFGVWVEPEMVSPDSDLYRRYPDWCLHVPGRSRTLSRNQLVLDLGRREVCDFLLETMTSIFTSAPISYVKWDMNRNMTEAGSAALPPERQKETAHRYMLGLYWILRKLTERFPQILFESCSGGGGRFDPGMLYYMPQTWTSDDTDAVERLKIQYGTSIVYPAITMGAHVSDVPNHQTGRMTPLKMRCHVAMAANLGFELNIDKLGSKDKTVVHDQISLYHQIKEIILFGDLYRLLNPFAGMDTAWMYVKPNREQAVVFYYKILAMPNPPFFRLKLRGLNPNFKYKINSGEQLYYGSELMQIGLAMPLIKKDYTSFIFQIEAI
- the tatC gene encoding twin-arginine translocase subunit TatC, with protein sequence MNNHEMDLIGHFEELRKRLIYILGTFILLFILSFVFVQDIYNFLVQGLEVKLAILGPSDILWVYLILSCICAISGTIPMAAYQIWLFVRPALKAAERKITLAYIPALFILFLVGICFGYFVIFPMVYKFLLSLSADMFMTFFTTEKYFRFLIHTTLPFGFLFELPVIIMFLTSLGVLNPYRLQKIRKYSYFGLIVTAVIITPPDLLSDILVVIPLLFLYECSVLLSKVVYRRKQRQLNLAA
- a CDS encoding twin-arginine translocase TatA/TatE family subunit yields the protein MLQNIGIPGLILVLVIALIIFGPSKLPELGRAVGSTLKEFKKSTRDLVSEDEPAKELSKKKEEKTI
- a CDS encoding DMT family transporter, whose product is MRKYFGELALTITAIIWGSGFVASAIALEHFTPYQILAGRFLVGAVILGVIFHRKIKMINKSTIIKGAILGVFLYFAFALQTVGLQFTTPSKNAFLTAVNVVIVPFIGFLLYKRRMDFYELTGAVLAMVGVGVLSLKLSSDINIGDLLTLGCAVGFAFHIFYTAKFVKDSDPILLTLIQMMSAAVIGMIVVFFKGETFTAVNMDGMLSLLYLGVFSTSVAFLLQTVAQKMISETKAAIILSTESFWGMVFSVIILNEVMTIKMVFGAILILSAIIISETKIPFLKRNKLKELTR
- a CDS encoding LacI family DNA-binding transcriptional regulator encodes the protein MATIKEIATLANVSITTVSRVLNYDETLNVSPETRKRVFEAAEELSYVITPKKKAKSKWKIGLYDSFSLEEELVDTYYLSIRVALEKKLKLKGIDFYRIDKGGNADYSKKIDGIICLGTFKSKDIDKIKNFDKPCVFIDSNPDQRYFDSVIIDFPSATKNALQYLTELGHKSIGFIGGVETDMYGNRFKDLRQDVFENYLKQKNIFKEELVKIGGYDPKDGYTLLKEMLAGEQKPTAIFVANDTIAVGCYKAAYELGIKIPAELSIVGFNDVATAQYMVPPLTTVKLYTEIMGETAVELLIDKLSTKREVSKKITINTKLIIRESGAAPRKK
- a CDS encoding sensor histidine kinase encodes the protein MISVYKKLEEKVKSQLYRSIRAKMVLFFLMVALIPLILFGLLSYEKSSEIVNKQFNDYEQFAVSQLNKQIENTFEQMYVVSKDINHYLSDPTLVILNEEIPRTYTGFIENKNFERYLEAHKTYNTKGIYLITNTGYYYGNSRLDIHKLFQKPFWKETNSLKEGDLWIGFYTADHYYTGEKDKQLMGLVFPIESQFGVLKGSKLLIETDAEELFSYIGFLENKLHSSVTLKNGEHQVVYKTKNSPKELATDIVWNRHFDAYGWDIHIRIPEEFYYQSSNVIYRYTLLAIIFSIILVCILAAVFSIPFTKRIKRLKSSMKQVSEGDLNTQIADTSNDELGVLAQSFDDMVNQIKELIDQISQTERLKRQAELRAFHYQINPHLLFNTLNSIQWKARLSGVKEVQEMIYHLTEVLHENLNFSDELIPLKKELQTILHYLKVQEVRYGNTFEYIEEMKEDCLDYLIPRMTLQPLFENIFFHAFEDGQGRIELAVNAKQEYLELTLCDNGKGMNAEMIRKLLDPNHHEEKGKGIGVYNVDQRIKLHFGTDYGLSIESVVGLKTIFTIKWPKRR
- a CDS encoding response regulator — its product is MIKVLIADDELIVRKGLIATVDWEKYGMKVVADAPNGLKALELFKEYSPEVVITDIVMPEMNGIEFARKIKQRSPDVKILLLSCHRDFTFAQEGMNIGASGYIVKTAFQDQEFEDYLERFKNELNYLNNGNTSHSPSLATEFYEWLCDFENSFPKRLEKLFSKEWNWMMQTYFIYLINGINSGELFQEMYEERQYAEIPCGQDQAFIFIPEPSQEWFEHLLIESRSKDSSIRWKVNGPNQGMANWMEGVLKLYHQLKFEKKFKFSMEDWPSPIQKAVQIMIDQLDQSLSSSSIAKEVGLSRSHFSTMFKKAVGDSFSGFTEKMKIQAACDLLENTSLPLQEIGEKIGIQDGKYFSKWFKKCIGRTPSDYRQNKKTNVS
- a CDS encoding ABC transporter substrate-binding protein gives rise to the protein MNKCWITIVALMLVCITAACSNNLSNKKETTETEKDQFDIIHLRFATGETGDALEIQKVIAEKFEEKNPYIKVQVEAYGDEFDQKLTASFGAKNPPDVMYMRNFPAYFQLLEPLDNFIKRDPFIDVDDFYQGLFNYSTMYRKLYGMPAGFTTRVIYYNKDLFDAAGIAYPNDGWTWDDFKSIAKELTNPDKEQYGFGLSPELDSYSLQGIVWSNGSSFISEDGMEIAGYMNSAQTIEAIKVLAGLVQAKSAVLVGGKNQQSGEEFFKAGKMAMWESGIGPLEGFKKAKMNFGTVEMPAFPGKPVKGVISSSAISIAKDSKNKDLAWEFVKFYNSPAAIKLRTNDLPVRISMVKEMKTEQDPLLDPFYKMLERSNVTPAFLLNKNWDEIDQNLSAAINAILQEQDVETLLNNAVKDSEKYLGQ
- a CDS encoding SDR family NAD(P)-dependent oxidoreductase, which encodes MTSQDYFELEDKVCVVTGAASGIGLATATLLAEVGSRVILLDINEENGRKATAELRLNDYKVEFVQCDVTNADDCASVRNHIEENYGKVDVLFNNAGVIRRKTVVDLEESEWDLVIDVSLKGVYLLSKSLIPLMSKNGGGSIINTGSGWGLKGGDQAAAYCAAKAGVVNLTKAMAIDHGPQNIRVNCICPGDTDTPLLRSEAKQLNLQEDAFLVSSAKGRPLERLGTPRDIAKGVLFLASDLSSWITGTDLIVDGGGLA